A single window of Bordetella genomosp. 11 DNA harbors:
- a CDS encoding branched-chain amino acid ABC transporter ATP-binding protein/permease — MNGRRHLLLLCALAIAYPAIALMVQNSYHQLIFTLVLVWACFGLSWNMLSGYTGLVSFGHAAFFGLGAYAAVLGQIYLNLTPWLMIPVSAAIGAAAGLLVGLPTFRLRGHYFALAMLAYPLALLYVFEWLGYQEVTFPMKRENAAAYMQFSNPGVYTVVAMIMLVLFVALTRYVERTRFGMALIAIKQNEAAAEAAGIDTLRWKLKAIALSGAIAGATGAFYAVVLLVVTPVSVFGMLVSAQALTVAMFGGVGTVWGPIIGAAILVPLGEILHAELGARYPGIQGVILGIAIIAVILAAPEGVYWKIRDRLRRRAPATTSTTPPAAPASQAPEGADFGSATAGARGPLSRQGNRAPAMTAQPARADALTEAAGGHAMASTLRGMADGAAAFVPMAFETMPASEAAATIAAATQAPGRAEGPDTRGSAASAASGAVPILEVRNVSRRFGGLQAVRDVSFSVRRGMILGIIGPNGAGKTTLFNLLNGFLRPDTGMVLVNGVDMAGRKPHVLCAAGMGRTFQVMRPFMRLTVLQNVQVGAYVKANSEAHARELAHRAVARVGLSDCAQQVASTLTTRQLRLMELARALAGQPDLLLLDETLAGLGHGEVDDVLSVIRSLSRDGMTIVIIEHTMQAMVRLVDQFVVLDHGEVLVVGDPASITRDSRVVEAYLGKKWSAKDA, encoded by the coding sequence ATGAACGGGCGCCGCCATCTCCTGCTGTTGTGCGCGCTGGCCATCGCCTATCCCGCGATCGCGCTGATGGTGCAGAACTCGTATCACCAGCTGATCTTCACGCTGGTGCTGGTGTGGGCCTGCTTCGGCCTGTCCTGGAACATGCTCAGCGGCTACACCGGCCTGGTGTCCTTCGGTCACGCCGCGTTCTTCGGCTTGGGCGCCTACGCAGCGGTGCTGGGACAGATCTACCTGAACCTGACGCCGTGGCTGATGATTCCCGTATCGGCCGCCATCGGCGCGGCCGCCGGCCTGCTGGTCGGCCTGCCGACCTTCCGGCTGCGCGGGCATTACTTCGCGCTGGCCATGCTGGCCTATCCGCTGGCGCTGCTCTACGTCTTCGAATGGCTGGGCTACCAGGAGGTAACCTTCCCCATGAAGCGGGAGAACGCGGCCGCCTACATGCAATTCTCCAACCCCGGCGTCTACACCGTGGTGGCGATGATCATGCTGGTGCTGTTCGTGGCATTGACGCGGTATGTGGAGCGCACGCGCTTCGGCATGGCGCTGATCGCCATCAAGCAAAACGAGGCGGCGGCCGAAGCCGCGGGCATCGATACCCTGCGCTGGAAGCTGAAGGCCATCGCGCTGAGCGGTGCCATCGCCGGCGCCACCGGCGCCTTCTACGCCGTCGTACTGCTGGTGGTGACGCCGGTATCGGTGTTCGGCATGCTGGTGTCGGCACAGGCGCTGACCGTGGCGATGTTCGGCGGCGTGGGCACCGTATGGGGTCCCATCATCGGCGCGGCCATCCTGGTACCGCTGGGAGAAATCCTGCACGCCGAACTGGGGGCGCGATATCCCGGCATACAGGGCGTGATCCTGGGCATCGCCATCATCGCGGTCATCCTGGCGGCGCCGGAAGGCGTCTACTGGAAGATACGCGATCGCCTGCGGCGCCGCGCCCCGGCCACGACATCCACCACGCCACCGGCCGCGCCGGCCAGCCAGGCCCCTGAAGGCGCGGACTTCGGCTCGGCCACCGCCGGTGCGCGCGGCCCGCTTTCCCGGCAGGGTAACCGCGCCCCGGCCATGACGGCCCAGCCGGCGCGCGCCGACGCGCTGACGGAAGCGGCCGGCGGCCATGCCATGGCCTCCACGCTGCGCGGCATGGCCGACGGCGCCGCCGCCTTCGTTCCCATGGCCTTCGAAACCATGCCGGCATCCGAGGCCGCGGCCACCATCGCGGCGGCCACGCAGGCGCCGGGCCGCGCCGAGGGCCCGGACACGCGCGGCAGCGCGGCATCGGCGGCAAGCGGCGCGGTGCCCATCCTGGAAGTGCGCAACGTCTCGCGCCGCTTCGGCGGCCTGCAGGCCGTGCGCGACGTCAGCTTCAGCGTGCGGCGCGGCATGATACTGGGCATCATCGGTCCCAACGGCGCGGGCAAGACGACGCTGTTCAACCTGCTTAACGGCTTCCTGCGTCCCGATACCGGCATGGTACTGGTCAACGGCGTCGACATGGCCGGACGCAAACCGCATGTGCTTTGCGCCGCCGGCATGGGCCGCACCTTCCAGGTGATGCGCCCCTTCATGCGGCTGACGGTGCTGCAGAACGTGCAAGTGGGTGCCTACGTCAAGGCCAACAGCGAGGCCCACGCCCGCGAGCTGGCGCATCGGGCGGTGGCCCGCGTCGGCCTGTCCGATTGCGCGCAGCAGGTCGCCTCGACGCTGACCACGCGCCAGCTGCGGCTGATGGAGCTGGCGCGGGCGCTGGCCGGACAGCCCGACCTGCTGCTGCTGGACGAAACGCTGGCCGGGCTGGGCCATGGCGAAGTCGACGACGTGCTGTCGGTGATCCGCTCGCTATCGCGCGACGGCATGACCATCGTCATCATCGAACACACCATGCAAGCCATGGTGCGCCTGGTCGACCAATTCGTGGTGCTGGATCACGGCGAGGTCCTGGTGGTGGGCGATCCCGCCTCCATCACCCGCGACAGCCGCGTCGTCGAAGCCTACCTGGGCAAGAAGTGGAGCGCCAAGGATGCTTGA
- a CDS encoding ABC transporter ATP-binding protein, with translation MLEIQNLVAGYAALPVLHDVSIQVEAGEFVSIVGPNGAGKSTLFKTVSGTVAAMSGTIRFDGKDLLAVAPAQRPHLGIAHVPEGRQVFASMTVQENLEMGAYTAAGRRDWRRNLARIYEWFPILPQRARQLAGTLSGGEQQMLAIGRGLASSPRLLMLDEPSMGLSPAIADFIFERLIDIRREARLTILLVEQRVAEALQFADHAYVLETGRVALAGTHETLRADDRIRRAYLGM, from the coding sequence ATGCTTGAGATACAGAACCTCGTCGCCGGCTACGCCGCGCTGCCCGTGCTGCATGACGTCTCCATCCAGGTCGAGGCCGGCGAGTTCGTCTCCATCGTCGGACCGAACGGCGCGGGCAAGAGCACGCTGTTCAAGACCGTCTCCGGCACGGTGGCGGCGATGTCCGGCACCATCCGTTTCGACGGCAAGGACCTGCTGGCGGTCGCGCCGGCGCAGCGGCCGCACCTGGGCATCGCCCACGTGCCGGAAGGCCGCCAGGTCTTCGCCTCGATGACCGTCCAGGAGAACCTGGAAATGGGCGCCTATACGGCGGCCGGACGGCGCGACTGGCGGCGCAACCTGGCGCGCATCTACGAGTGGTTCCCCATACTGCCGCAACGCGCGCGGCAACTGGCGGGCACGCTGTCCGGCGGCGAGCAGCAGATGCTGGCCATCGGGCGCGGCCTGGCTTCGTCGCCGCGTCTTCTGATGCTCGACGAACCCTCGATGGGCCTGTCCCCGGCCATCGCCGATTTCATCTTCGAGCGTCTGATCGATATCCGCCGCGAGGCGCGACTGACGATACTGCTGGTGGAACAGCGCGTGGCCGAAGCGCTGCAGTTCGCCGACCATGCCTACGTGCTGGAGACCGGACGCGTGGCACTGGCCGGCACGCACGAGACCCTGCGGGCGGACGACCGCATCCGCCGCGCGTACCTGGGCATGTAA